A genomic stretch from candidate division KSB1 bacterium includes:
- a CDS encoding exonuclease domain-containing protein: protein MRLFGVEYRTTDYVVIDLEATCWQERRPRECKETIEIGAVRLDGDTLRLYDEFATFVRPMENPELSDFCRRLTRIRQKEVDSAPVFTVALAELLEWLGPEPVLFCSWGTFDRTQLRIDCRRHGVTFPEVLTRHVDLKRAFADWRHHKRVGLSKALQLLGMQFQGTPHRGLDDARNVARVAQIMFPELLRKGYFDFRPARVSQPK, encoded by the coding sequence ATGCGGCTGTTCGGTGTGGAATACCGAACCACTGACTATGTGGTTATCGATCTTGAGGCGACCTGCTGGCAGGAGCGCAGGCCGAGGGAGTGCAAGGAGACCATCGAGATCGGTGCCGTGCGCCTGGATGGGGACACGCTTCGGCTTTATGACGAATTCGCCACCTTCGTCCGACCAATGGAAAACCCCGAGCTGAGCGACTTTTGCCGCCGTCTGACCCGAATCCGCCAGAAGGAGGTGGACAGTGCCCCGGTCTTTACAGTTGCGCTGGCCGAGCTTCTGGAGTGGCTAGGGCCCGAGCCGGTGCTCTTCTGTTCGTGGGGGACCTTTGACCGCACGCAGTTGCGCATCGACTGCCGACGCCACGGCGTGACCTTCCCCGAAGTCCTCACTCGGCATGTGGACCTGAAGAGGGCATTCGCCGACTGGCGGCACCACAAGCGCGTGGGGTTGAGCAAAGCCTTGCAGCTGCTGGGCATGCAGTTTCAGGGCACGCCCCATCGCGGGCTGGATGACGCGCGGAACGTGGCACGAGTCGCCCAGATCATGTTCCCGGAATTGCTGCGCAAGGGCTACTTTGACTTTCGGCCCGCACGAGTATCGCAGCCGAAGTGA
- a CDS encoding DegT/DnrJ/EryC1/StrS family aminotransferase, giving the protein MGSMAARVRQEWATFNGSAFCVSLTNGTHALQLALEAPEVGVGDEVFVPGLTWQPTAEALHRHGAVRTFGKILATPRVLTEPIAKVYEHRAELLAAEKGREHGD; this is encoded by the coding sequence GTGGGTTCTATGGCGGCACGTGTCCGACAGGAATGGGCGACTTTCAACGGCTCGGCCTTTTGCGTGTCCCTCACCAACGGTACCCACGCGCTGCAGCTGGCGCTGGAGGCCCCCGAGGTGGGTGTGGGTGATGAGGTATTTGTCCCTGGTCTGACGTGGCAGCCCACAGCCGAAGCCCTGCATCGGCACGGAGCTGTCCGCACTTTCGGGAAGATTCTGGCCACCCCGCGGGTGCTCACCGAACCGATTGCCAAGGTCTACGAGCACCGCGCTGAACTGCTTGCGGCAGAGAAGGGGCGGGAGCATGGAGATTGA
- the ccsA gene encoding cytochrome c biogenesis protein CcsA: MKSFLAKVGGLATSPALVSVLALGVAVACAVATFVENEWGSEAAQVEVYKSWWFRFLLVLLALSLLAHLMRPSWWRLERLPMGLVHGGTVVIFVGTTLTARYGFEGIIHLREGQSASSLLSRRAYLMVGARDDQDSARVELPIHLSPRRRPRLRARLAVGAAELRVAALRYVEQAVPDIAPYPEAGPAAVLSILDGERRLLVAFRPGELIHLAGAVIACDTTVTDSLPVVTLRLQDRSPTFRATEQVDCQGMRDATLVTLPAHLEHTLQPLQLYTVGQVRFALRSYLPHARVVAIPARQVQPPVDPAFTEEALEIELQAGNQRQTLTLFGGSGASGKVQSVMIGRLNVTASFGSMSRHLPFALHLTDFSVQRYPGSERPSMFTSKVVVEDSQRGLQRAEEVFMNHPLSYRGYRFFQSSYDDDELGSVLTVAKDPGRPVVYAGFVMVGSGFILWLLWPLVRRAKDNSSGSAPGRSMVAATMGLALVAVLVSGSEQKGSAPENRHTHLRAFGSLLVLDADGRLKPMDTFAREIVQKVSGEPRVQGLAPTEVLLDMMARPEQWQRVPMIVVQDQEIRRTLGLPEGRVKARFVDFFDSEGRYRLARLVHAANQKPPAERDRHDRELLKTDERASICYMLFRGFLPRLFPHPEEPRRWLSYQEVRRELSGEVATQATELYETYLRAVRRAEGDRSWAEATRALRLVQEYQRERAGALVPGRSRVRAEILLNRLQPFQRLLPVYLAMGLVLVAVAVVTTVSTRLPTQSLMSAARGLVSAALVIHTGALAMRWYVAGHAPWSNAYESMVYIAWAAAFAGVLFSRRNLWLPATTCLLAAAALFVAHLSGMDPQITPLVPVLKSRWLVIHVSTITASYGFLGLGALVALVAMALSTFRTRRIDAHLEAVIAALISDCRRLLKVGFALLCIGTMFGAVWADVSWGRYWGWDPKETWTLITILVYVLALHIGKVPALRNRLVFAAGAVLGFGSVLMTYFGVNYYLTGLHSYAQGEPFPVPLWVYLAAGMTGAIALAAFVNDARLRRRAV, from the coding sequence ATGAAAAGCTTCCTGGCGAAAGTAGGCGGCCTGGCGACCTCTCCCGCCCTCGTATCCGTGCTTGCGCTCGGGGTGGCGGTGGCGTGCGCCGTTGCCACTTTCGTGGAAAACGAGTGGGGAAGTGAGGCCGCCCAGGTCGAGGTGTACAAGAGCTGGTGGTTTCGCTTCCTGCTCGTGCTGCTTGCCCTCTCCCTCCTCGCTCACTTGATGCGGCCCAGTTGGTGGCGCCTAGAGCGTTTACCCATGGGTTTGGTGCACGGCGGGACGGTGGTGATCTTCGTCGGGACTACGCTCACCGCCCGCTACGGGTTTGAGGGTATTATTCACCTCCGTGAGGGGCAGAGCGCCTCCTCCCTCCTCAGCAGACGCGCGTACTTGATGGTAGGAGCACGGGACGACCAGGACAGCGCTCGCGTAGAGCTCCCTATCCATCTGTCTCCGCGAAGAAGGCCTCGCCTCCGCGCGCGATTAGCCGTAGGTGCGGCTGAGCTGCGTGTGGCGGCCCTCCGCTACGTGGAGCAGGCGGTGCCGGACATTGCTCCCTACCCAGAAGCCGGGCCAGCGGCGGTGCTCAGCATCCTTGATGGAGAGAGGAGGCTCCTTGTGGCCTTTCGCCCGGGCGAGCTCATACACCTTGCAGGCGCCGTCATCGCCTGCGACACCACAGTGACAGACTCTCTACCCGTTGTCACCCTTAGGTTGCAGGATCGTTCCCCCACCTTTCGTGCCACGGAGCAAGTCGACTGCCAGGGAATGCGGGATGCCACGCTGGTGACGCTTCCTGCTCACCTCGAACACACTCTGCAGCCGCTGCAGCTTTACACGGTGGGGCAGGTGCGGTTTGCCCTCCGCTCCTATCTGCCTCACGCCCGAGTGGTTGCCATCCCGGCGCGGCAGGTGCAGCCGCCCGTCGACCCCGCGTTCACGGAGGAGGCACTGGAGATTGAGCTGCAAGCAGGGAATCAACGACAAACTCTTACCCTCTTCGGTGGCTCTGGCGCCTCCGGAAAGGTCCAGAGTGTCATGATCGGCCGGCTCAACGTCACGGCCAGCTTTGGCTCCATGTCGCGCCACCTGCCTTTTGCCCTCCACTTGACGGACTTCTCTGTGCAGCGGTACCCTGGTTCAGAAAGGCCCTCCATGTTCACCAGCAAGGTGGTGGTGGAAGACTCGCAACGGGGCCTGCAGCGGGCAGAAGAGGTGTTCATGAACCACCCGCTTTCGTACCGCGGCTACCGGTTTTTCCAGAGCTCTTACGACGATGACGAGTTGGGTAGTGTGCTTACCGTGGCCAAAGACCCGGGTAGGCCTGTCGTTTATGCGGGGTTTGTCATGGTGGGCAGTGGATTCATCTTGTGGTTGCTGTGGCCTTTGGTGCGACGCGCGAAGGACAATTCCTCAGGATCGGCTCCAGGGCGATCGATGGTGGCGGCCACAATGGGGCTCGCTTTGGTTGCGGTTCTGGTTTCCGGGTCTGAGCAGAAGGGCAGTGCGCCCGAGAACAGGCACACACACCTCCGCGCCTTTGGTTCGCTTCTTGTGCTGGACGCCGACGGTCGCCTCAAGCCCATGGATACATTTGCGCGCGAGATTGTCCAAAAGGTCTCAGGCGAGCCGCGGGTGCAAGGACTGGCCCCCACCGAGGTGCTTCTCGATATGATGGCGCGCCCAGAACAGTGGCAGCGGGTGCCCATGATCGTAGTGCAGGACCAGGAGATTCGCCGGACCCTGGGCCTTCCCGAGGGGCGAGTGAAGGCCCGCTTTGTGGACTTTTTCGATAGCGAAGGGCGTTACCGGCTGGCGCGCCTTGTCCATGCTGCGAACCAGAAGCCCCCTGCTGAGCGTGACCGACACGACCGGGAGCTGCTCAAGACCGACGAGCGCGCGAGCATCTGCTACATGCTTTTTCGCGGATTTCTCCCCCGACTTTTTCCTCACCCGGAAGAGCCAAGGCGCTGGCTCTCCTACCAGGAAGTCCGTCGCGAGCTGTCGGGAGAGGTTGCGACTCAGGCAACGGAGCTGTACGAGACTTACCTCCGTGCAGTACGTCGGGCAGAAGGGGACCGCTCTTGGGCAGAGGCCACACGGGCGCTGCGTCTTGTGCAGGAGTATCAACGGGAACGCGCAGGTGCGCTTGTTCCGGGTCGGTCGCGTGTACGCGCAGAGATTCTGCTCAATCGGCTACAGCCATTTCAGCGCCTTCTGCCTGTGTACCTGGCCATGGGCCTTGTCCTGGTGGCTGTCGCGGTGGTGACCACCGTTTCGACCCGTTTGCCTACCCAGTCTCTTATGTCAGCCGCTCGGGGATTAGTTTCGGCGGCGTTGGTGATTCACACCGGCGCCCTCGCTATGCGCTGGTATGTGGCCGGCCACGCGCCGTGGAGCAACGCCTACGAGTCGATGGTCTACATCGCGTGGGCAGCTGCATTCGCTGGGGTACTGTTTTCGCGCCGCAACCTTTGGTTGCCTGCAACTACATGCTTGCTGGCGGCAGCCGCCCTGTTTGTCGCCCATTTGAGCGGTATGGACCCGCAGATCACGCCACTGGTGCCCGTGCTCAAGTCCAGGTGGCTCGTCATCCACGTATCCACGATCACCGCCAGCTACGGGTTCCTTGGCCTCGGGGCGCTGGTGGCCCTGGTAGCAATGGCGCTTAGCACCTTTCGGACCAGAAGGATCGACGCTCACTTGGAAGCAGTCATAGCAGCGCTCATTTCGGACTGCCGCCGTTTGCTCAAAGTGGGGTTTGCCTTACTGTGTATCGGTACCATGTTTGGCGCTGTGTGGGCGGATGTTAGTTGGGGCCGCTACTGGGGTTGGGACCCGAAGGAGACGTGGACACTCATCACCATCCTTGTGTACGTCCTCGCGCTGCACATCGGAAAGGTGCCTGCGTTGCGGAACCGCCTGGTCTTCGCCGCCGGTGCGGTCCTCGGCTTCGGCTCAGTGCTCATGACCTACTTCGGCGTGAACTACTACCTCACGGGGTTGCACTCTTATGCGCAGGGGGAACCCTTTCCAGTGCCTCTCTGGGTCTATCTCGCGGCGGGCATGACGGGAGCTATTGCCCTCGCAGCGTTTGTGAACGATGCCCGATTGCGCCGCCGGGCCGTCTAA
- a CDS encoding polysaccharide deacetylase family protein translates to MEIEEFWSPYQGAVSLTFDDGTPGQLERAVPLLDQFDLKATFYLQPHGEEWQGRYAPWREVARNGHEIGNHTLSHVCSCQVGPILRSLESMTLPEIEADILAAQERLQSLAPHQRYWTFAYPGSCTFVGRGKNRQSYVPVVAQHFLAGRTVGEYGFANAPALVDLACVWGLSVERMSGFEMIGLVEELTARGQWVVLVFHEIDGERLSVGSHDFRMLLAYLRRRDKAVWTAPVFAVAKRIAEFQAMLRESGTD, encoded by the coding sequence ATGGAGATTGAGGAATTCTGGTCCCCGTACCAGGGCGCCGTTTCGCTGACGTTTGACGACGGGACACCCGGGCAATTGGAGAGGGCGGTGCCGCTCTTGGACCAGTTCGATCTGAAGGCCACCTTCTACCTGCAGCCGCACGGCGAGGAGTGGCAGGGGCGTTACGCCCCTTGGCGCGAGGTGGCCAGAAACGGGCACGAAATCGGCAACCACACCCTCTCCCACGTCTGTTCATGCCAAGTTGGCCCCATCTTGCGTTCGCTGGAGTCCATGACCCTGCCGGAGATCGAGGCGGATATTCTCGCGGCGCAGGAGCGGTTGCAGAGCCTTGCCCCGCATCAGCGCTACTGGACATTTGCCTACCCCGGATCATGCACCTTTGTGGGCAGGGGCAAGAACCGGCAAAGCTACGTGCCTGTGGTGGCACAGCACTTTCTGGCCGGACGCACCGTGGGCGAATACGGGTTTGCCAACGCCCCTGCACTGGTGGACCTCGCGTGCGTGTGGGGCCTAAGCGTGGAGCGCATGAGCGGATTTGAGATGATCGGCCTGGTGGAGGAGCTCACCGCGCGCGGGCAGTGGGTCGTTTTGGTCTTTCACGAAATTGACGGCGAGCGGCTGAGCGTCGGGAGCCATGACTTTCGGATGCTCCTGGCCTATCTGCGTCGCCGCGACAAGGCGGTTTGGACGGCGCCAGTGTTCGCCGTAGCCAAGCGAATTGCCGAATTCCAGGCCATGCTCCGCGAAAGCGGTACCGACTAA
- a CDS encoding DUF6141 family protein, whose protein sequence is MHAPERPLFREEQRFRQPWLWALVVVIAAFSWYSFVVQIVLQRPAGQRPASDVIMAVVWLLFGVGLVALMWGAKLLTEVRSDGLYVRLVPFHWRWHAVPYDQIVRFQACTYRPILDYGGWGIRYGSKGKAYNVSGNRGVELELAGGRHLLIGSQQPEAVVRAMEQAMGKW, encoded by the coding sequence ATGCACGCACCAGAGAGACCCCTCTTCAGAGAAGAGCAACGCTTTCGCCAACCTTGGTTGTGGGCGCTTGTGGTGGTCATTGCCGCGTTCAGCTGGTACTCGTTCGTAGTGCAGATTGTGCTGCAGAGGCCCGCTGGGCAAAGGCCCGCGTCCGATGTGATCATGGCGGTAGTGTGGCTGCTGTTCGGCGTGGGGCTGGTCGCCCTCATGTGGGGCGCCAAGTTGCTCACGGAAGTGAGAAGCGATGGACTCTACGTGCGCCTGGTGCCTTTTCACTGGCGGTGGCACGCGGTGCCGTATGATCAGATAGTTCGTTTCCAGGCCTGCACCTACAGACCCATCCTTGACTATGGAGGCTGGGGTATCCGCTATGGAAGCAAGGGGAAGGCGTACAACGTGAGCGGCAATCGTGGGGTGGAGCTGGAATTGGCGGGCGGGCGCCACCTATTAATTGGTTCGCAGCAGCCAGAGGCAGTCGTGCGCGCCATGGAGCAGGCGATGGGCAAGTGGTAG
- a CDS encoding aminotransferase class III-fold pyridoxal phosphate-dependent enzyme, producing MSRVKAMCEEVRARPLFSCQDAERVGRQLYGLAAQAVELPSERDRNFLLRVSMGEQYVLKVANLGASRLVVECQNKAMRELGRHGIPCPQPLPTRDGQDLAEVEGRDGQRYLVRLVTYLPGAVLAVANPHTPALLRKVGALFGAMDRVLASVSCRAFERVLDWDLARAPEVITKYKDLIPDPAGRSLIEAYLPLYEAVSGTLAQLRRSLIHNDGNDYNILVGPPAWDRDVVGVLDFGDMLVSYTVAEVAVVSAYAMLGKEDPVAAAAAVVAGYHQTFPLHEDELQVLYPLICMRLCLSACIAAYQKKAAPDNEYLSISEAGVWDTLWRLREVSPQLAHYRLREACGLEPCPKSTAIRAWLAQNRDQLGPVISPDALRKPLVLDLSVGGSDAGSPHQWTDVGAFSSMLWGKVEGAGATVGIGRYDEARPFYTSPLFRGNGPRTVHLGLDLFLRAGEPVLAPLDGVVHSVRDNSGPLNYGPTLILRHPACGDRPEFYVLFGHLSRELLQKVQPGMPVQRGQVIGRVGSSEENGGWPPHLHVQLIADLLGFEGDFPGVAAPDQRAVWRSICPDPSPLLGEAHISGTRASSRGAAEVLELRRRFFSPVLSVAYRQPLQVVRGYFQYLYDEEGRPYLDAVNNVPIVGHCHPRVVEAACRQMMTVATNTRYVHEKLVEYAERLTATLPEPLRICFFVCSGSEANELALRLARAVTGGKETIVLDGAYHGNTTSLIEISPYKFNGPGGQGAPAHVRVVPTPDRYRGLYRGGSAEVGRQYAHHVGEVIAELQAQGKKRPIFICESLMGCAGQIVLPESFLAEAFKLVRASGGVCIADEVQVGFARVGSHFWGFQTQNVVPDIVTMGKPIGNGFPLGAVVTTPEVAAAFDTGMEYFNTFGGNPVACAVGLAVLDVIAEERLQENAHRVGAYLLKGLGELMERHPIIGDVRGKGLFIGVELVRDREEKTPATEEAAYVVERMKEKGILIGRDGPFANVLKIKPPLVFTEADAERLVTALDQVLDEDFVARS from the coding sequence ATGTCGCGAGTCAAAGCCATGTGCGAGGAGGTGCGTGCCAGACCCCTCTTTTCCTGCCAGGACGCCGAGAGGGTGGGGCGACAGCTCTACGGCCTTGCTGCCCAGGCGGTGGAATTGCCCAGCGAGCGGGACCGGAACTTCCTTCTCCGCGTGAGCATGGGGGAGCAGTACGTGCTTAAGGTGGCCAACCTGGGCGCGTCGCGGCTTGTGGTAGAATGCCAGAACAAGGCGATGCGCGAGCTCGGACGGCACGGCATCCCGTGTCCACAACCGTTGCCCACGCGGGATGGCCAGGACCTGGCAGAGGTGGAGGGACGCGATGGCCAGCGGTATTTGGTGCGCCTCGTGACGTACCTGCCTGGGGCCGTGCTTGCCGTCGCCAACCCCCACACCCCCGCCCTGTTGCGCAAGGTGGGGGCGCTCTTTGGCGCCATGGACCGTGTCCTTGCCTCGGTGTCCTGCCGCGCATTCGAAAGGGTGCTGGACTGGGATCTGGCGCGCGCGCCGGAAGTGATCACCAAGTACAAAGACCTGATCCCCGACCCTGCCGGCCGTTCTCTTATCGAAGCGTACCTGCCTCTCTATGAGGCAGTTTCTGGAACCCTGGCGCAGTTACGCCGAAGTCTCATTCACAACGACGGCAACGACTACAACATCCTTGTTGGCCCGCCTGCTTGGGACCGGGACGTGGTGGGTGTGCTGGACTTTGGGGACATGCTGGTCAGCTACACCGTTGCGGAAGTGGCCGTGGTCTCCGCCTATGCGATGCTGGGCAAAGAGGACCCTGTGGCTGCGGCAGCCGCGGTGGTGGCAGGGTATCATCAAACCTTCCCGCTCCATGAGGACGAGCTCCAGGTTCTCTACCCGCTGATCTGTATGCGCCTTTGTTTGAGCGCCTGCATCGCCGCCTATCAAAAGAAGGCCGCACCGGACAATGAGTACCTCTCTATCTCGGAAGCAGGGGTATGGGACACGCTCTGGCGACTCCGTGAGGTGTCACCGCAGCTGGCTCACTATCGGCTGCGCGAGGCGTGTGGATTGGAGCCCTGTCCCAAAAGCACCGCCATAAGAGCGTGGTTGGCCCAAAACCGCGACCAGCTTGGCCCCGTGATATCGCCCGATGCGTTGCGCAAGCCTCTGGTTCTGGACTTGAGCGTGGGCGGGAGCGATGCCGGGTCCCCTCACCAGTGGACAGACGTAGGAGCTTTCTCCTCGATGCTCTGGGGTAAGGTAGAGGGCGCCGGGGCAACAGTGGGGATCGGGCGCTACGATGAGGCCCGCCCGTTTTACACAAGCCCACTTTTTCGCGGGAATGGGCCACGTACAGTGCACCTCGGACTGGACCTCTTCCTGCGCGCAGGGGAGCCGGTTCTTGCGCCCTTGGACGGGGTAGTGCACAGCGTGCGGGACAACAGCGGCCCGCTGAACTACGGCCCCACCCTTATCCTCAGGCACCCTGCGTGTGGCGATCGGCCGGAGTTCTACGTTCTCTTCGGACACCTCAGTAGGGAGCTGTTGCAAAAAGTACAACCGGGGATGCCCGTGCAGCGGGGCCAGGTCATTGGACGCGTGGGCTCCAGCGAAGAGAACGGCGGGTGGCCGCCACACCTCCACGTGCAGCTGATCGCGGACCTGTTAGGGTTTGAGGGAGATTTCCCCGGTGTGGCCGCCCCAGATCAGCGCGCGGTGTGGAGGAGCATCTGCCCTGACCCCAGCCCTCTTTTGGGTGAGGCACACATTTCCGGGACGCGGGCCTCCTCCAGGGGGGCGGCCGAGGTGCTGGAGCTCCGTCGCCGTTTCTTCTCCCCCGTTCTTAGCGTGGCGTACCGCCAGCCGTTGCAGGTGGTGCGGGGCTATTTTCAATACCTGTACGATGAGGAGGGCCGCCCCTATCTGGACGCGGTCAACAATGTGCCGATTGTGGGGCACTGCCACCCGCGAGTCGTGGAAGCAGCCTGCCGGCAGATGATGACGGTGGCCACCAACACGCGCTACGTGCACGAAAAGCTCGTGGAATACGCCGAACGTTTGACAGCCACTTTGCCCGAGCCGCTCCGCATCTGTTTTTTTGTCTGCTCCGGCAGTGAGGCGAACGAGCTGGCCTTGCGCCTGGCGCGCGCTGTGACCGGCGGAAAAGAGACCATTGTTCTGGACGGCGCCTACCATGGCAACACCACTTCGCTGATTGAGATTAGTCCGTACAAATTCAATGGCCCCGGAGGGCAGGGGGCGCCGGCGCATGTGCGCGTGGTCCCCACCCCGGATCGCTACCGCGGTCTGTACCGTGGCGGGAGCGCTGAGGTGGGCAGGCAGTACGCACACCATGTGGGAGAGGTGATAGCCGAACTGCAAGCCCAGGGCAAGAAGCGGCCGATTTTCATCTGCGAATCGCTCATGGGATGCGCAGGCCAGATCGTGCTACCCGAGAGTTTTCTGGCCGAAGCGTTCAAGCTCGTTCGAGCTTCCGGGGGGGTGTGCATCGCCGATGAGGTGCAGGTGGGGTTTGCCAGGGTGGGCTCCCACTTTTGGGGGTTTCAAACCCAAAACGTTGTGCCGGATATTGTGACCATGGGCAAGCCCATCGGCAACGGTTTTCCGCTGGGGGCGGTGGTCACTACTCCAGAAGTGGCTGCAGCCTTTGACACGGGGATGGAGTATTTCAACACCTTCGGTGGCAACCCAGTTGCGTGTGCCGTAGGTTTGGCTGTGCTGGACGTGATCGCCGAAGAAAGGCTGCAGGAGAACGCACACCGGGTGGGCGCCTATCTCCTGAAAGGCCTTGGTGAGCTCATGGAGCGTCATCCCATCATCGGGGACGTGCGCGGCAAGGGGCTGTTCATCGGTGTCGAGCTCGTCCGCGACCGAGAGGAGAAAACGCCAGCCACCGAGGAGGCGGCCTATGTGGTGGAGAGGATGAAGGAAAAGGGCATCCTCATCGGCCGAGACGGCCCCTTTGCCAACGTGCTCAAGATCAAACCGCCTCTGGTTTTCACCGAAGCGGACGCCGAACGTCTGGTGACGGCCCTGGATCAGGTATTGGACGAAGACTTTGTCGCGCGAAGCTGA
- a CDS encoding rRNA pseudouridine synthase, with protein MRVGLARALSKLGYCSRSTARRLIAEGRVRVDGKVKRDPEAPVRWQRQLIEVDGQLVTSSQRVYLMLHKPRGLVTTAADERQRGTVYDCLAGARLPFVSPVGRLDKESEGLLLFTNDHDWAAGLLAPESKVRRTYRVEVQGKISPEHLRLMEHGVGTARGDVLAVRRVRLLAQRNEGALLELVLEEGKNRHVRRLLAALGLKVMRLVRVGFGPLQLGNLKPGEWRYLERREVQKLTMAIAPRLRQHHSG; from the coding sequence ATGCGCGTGGGCCTTGCCCGGGCCTTGTCCAAATTGGGCTATTGCTCGCGCAGTACGGCACGCCGGTTGATTGCAGAAGGCCGGGTACGCGTGGACGGCAAGGTGAAGCGCGATCCGGAGGCTCCTGTGCGCTGGCAAAGGCAGCTGATCGAAGTGGATGGCCAGCTGGTCACCTCCAGCCAGCGGGTGTACCTCATGCTGCACAAGCCACGGGGGCTGGTCACCACGGCCGCCGACGAGCGACAACGAGGCACGGTGTACGACTGCCTTGCAGGGGCGCGCCTCCCTTTTGTGTCGCCTGTAGGGCGATTGGACAAGGAGAGCGAAGGGCTGCTCCTGTTCACCAACGATCATGACTGGGCAGCCGGACTCTTGGCACCTGAGTCAAAGGTTCGGCGAACTTACCGCGTGGAGGTCCAGGGCAAGATCTCCCCGGAGCACCTGCGCCTCATGGAGCACGGCGTGGGCACCGCCAGGGGAGACGTCCTTGCCGTCCGCCGCGTGCGCCTTTTGGCGCAAAGGAATGAAGGGGCGTTGCTAGAGCTCGTGCTTGAGGAGGGAAAGAACCGGCACGTCCGCCGGCTGCTTGCGGCCTTGGGGCTCAAGGTGATGCGTCTGGTACGCGTTGGGTTTGGCCCACTCCAGTTGGGGAATCTAAAGCCGGGCGAGTGGCGTTATCTTGAGCGCCGAGAAGTACAGAAACTCACTATGGCCATCGCCCCCCGTTTGCGCCAGCACCATTCCGGTTGA